Proteins from one Mycobacterium adipatum genomic window:
- a CDS encoding amidohydrolase: MSTLFSGGTIWTAAGTTDALLVADGVVAAVGAQARVGHADDRVDLGGGFLMPSFGDGHAHPLYGGLESVGPQVRSCGSVDEIVAEVKTYADAHPDQDWIVGASYDGSLVEGGLFDARWLDAAVPDRPVVLRAWDYHTFWVNSVALDRAGITAQTPDPVLGEIPRRADGSVLGTLREWGATDLVAAVMPARDESVRIAALGTAADYYLARGVTWVQDAWVEPDDVDTYIAAAAADALRMRFNLALYADPRHFDTQVTRFADARERVRAAGSPLLSANTVKFFADGVVENETGALLQPYCSGLHSHGMQLWEGDGLARAAQRVDDLGLQIHIHAIGDAAVRQALDAIEHVVRANGPRDRRPVIAHAQLVDDADLGRFAELGVIPNMQPLWAQLDALMTVLTVPRLGAARSEQQYRIRSLEKSGAALAFGSDWPVSSGAPLDGIAVAVSRQTEDGTPPGGWTPQEILPIEAALTAYTAGVAHQAFAESDWGRLIPGASADLVWLDADPTATAAAELPSITVRATYLRGQQVYMREG; encoded by the coding sequence GTGAGCACCCTGTTCAGCGGTGGCACGATCTGGACGGCTGCCGGCACCACCGATGCGCTGTTGGTCGCCGACGGCGTGGTGGCGGCGGTCGGTGCACAGGCCCGCGTGGGGCACGCCGATGACCGCGTCGACCTCGGCGGCGGATTCCTGATGCCTTCGTTCGGCGACGGGCACGCCCATCCGCTCTACGGCGGGCTGGAATCGGTGGGGCCCCAGGTGCGCTCGTGCGGTTCGGTCGACGAGATCGTCGCCGAGGTCAAGACATACGCCGATGCCCACCCGGACCAGGACTGGATTGTCGGCGCCTCCTACGACGGCAGCCTGGTCGAGGGCGGACTCTTCGATGCCCGCTGGCTCGACGCCGCGGTCCCCGACCGGCCGGTGGTGCTGCGGGCCTGGGACTACCACACCTTCTGGGTGAACTCGGTGGCCCTGGATCGTGCCGGCATCACCGCGCAGACCCCCGATCCGGTGCTCGGCGAGATCCCGCGCCGCGCAGACGGTTCGGTGCTCGGCACGCTGCGCGAATGGGGTGCCACCGATCTGGTCGCCGCGGTGATGCCCGCGCGCGATGAGTCCGTGCGCATCGCCGCGCTCGGTACCGCGGCGGACTACTACCTGGCGCGTGGGGTGACCTGGGTGCAGGACGCGTGGGTCGAGCCCGATGATGTCGACACCTACATCGCGGCGGCTGCCGCCGACGCCCTGCGGATGCGGTTCAATCTGGCGTTGTACGCCGACCCCCGGCATTTCGACACCCAGGTCACACGGTTCGCCGATGCCCGCGAGCGGGTCCGGGCCGCCGGCTCCCCGCTGCTGTCGGCCAATACGGTGAAGTTCTTCGCCGACGGAGTCGTGGAGAACGAGACGGGCGCCCTGCTGCAGCCGTATTGTTCCGGGCTGCACAGTCACGGCATGCAGCTGTGGGAGGGCGACGGGTTGGCCCGTGCCGCGCAGCGGGTCGATGATCTCGGGTTGCAGATCCACATCCATGCCATCGGGGATGCCGCGGTGCGCCAAGCCCTCGATGCCATCGAACACGTGGTCCGCGCCAACGGCCCCCGCGATCGCCGTCCGGTCATCGCGCACGCGCAGTTGGTCGACGATGCCGATCTCGGCCGGTTCGCAGAATTGGGCGTCATCCCGAACATGCAGCCGCTGTGGGCGCAGCTGGATGCGTTGATGACGGTGCTGACCGTGCCCCGCCTGGGCGCCGCACGGTCCGAGCAGCAGTACCGCATCCGATCTCTGGAAAAATCCGGGGCTGCATTGGCTTTCGGATCGGACTGGCCGGTGTCCTCGGGTGCGCCGCTGGACGGGATTGCGGTCGCGGTGTCGCGACAGACCGAGGACGGCACGCCCCCCGGTGGCTGGACGCCGCAGGAGATTCTGCCGATCGAGGCCGCGCTGACCGCCTATACGGCGGGCGTCGCACATCAGGCGTTCGCTGAATCAGACTGGGGCCGGCTGATTCCCGGGGCCAGTGCCGATCTGGTGTGGCTGGACGCCGACCCCACCGCCACGGCGGCGGCCGAGCTGCCGTCCATCACCGTCCGGGCCACCTACCTGCGCGGTCAACAGGTCTACATGAGGGAAGGGTAA
- a CDS encoding MarR family winged helix-turn-helix transcriptional regulator — MKAGVPPLSDFLCFAVYSANLAYGKAYKPILDEIGITYTQYLAIVALWEEDHQTVGGLGDKLFLESNTLTPILKRLEAMGYLTRRRSAEDERQVLISLTDAGRALREQGLEMDLVAATGLSPEEFSAMRRGIVKLRDNLREHARENAHGR; from the coding sequence ATGAAGGCTGGCGTGCCCCCACTGTCCGATTTCCTGTGCTTCGCCGTGTACTCGGCCAACCTGGCCTACGGCAAGGCCTACAAGCCGATTCTGGACGAGATCGGTATCACCTACACCCAGTACCTCGCGATCGTCGCACTGTGGGAGGAAGATCATCAGACCGTCGGCGGGCTGGGGGACAAGCTGTTCCTGGAGTCCAACACCCTGACGCCCATCCTCAAGCGGCTCGAGGCGATGGGATACCTGACCCGGCGGCGGTCCGCCGAGGATGAGCGCCAGGTGCTGATCAGCCTGACCGACGCCGGCCGGGCGTTGCGTGAACAGGGCCTGGAGATGGACCTGGTGGCCGCGACCGGGTTGTCGCCCGAGGAGTTCTCGGCGATGCGGCGCGGGATCGTCAAACTGCGGGACAACCTGCGTGAACATGCTCGCGAAAATGCTCACGGCCGGTGA
- a CDS encoding FAD-dependent monooxygenase, which produces MTDTEVLVAGAGPVGLTAAIELARRGVAVRIIDPLPEPPQYAKAVGVQPRTLEIFERMGIVRQILDAAVHFRGQIIYVNGERGGQVDFTLPEDVPFGFIGLPQYSTERVLREELGTRGVRIERGVRLAGFGQNADGVTATLDGADGRQTIRTRYLVGADGAHSVVRKTLGLTFEGAAFEEQYMLGDVEVDWSQPPGYAIRAMHQTDGTIDDLLVCIPLPGRGRYRMSMLVPPDLSTQASGEVQHGFEGGHSPELQHIQAVLDRLSPEPTTARNLRWSSVFRISHRIVDAYGVGRVFVAGDAAHIHPPTGAQGMNTGIQDAHNLAWKLALAVNGDAADGLLGSYDAERRPVGEEVVGRTVRSAREGIGADSDDPAFVIRREAQLLVDYADSPIVSEGAGARAPDARGLTRAAATDPVRLYTVLAGTRHTLVLYADVSADFDLLEVVAAAAQDAAHGLIDVYVVAAPDVDGDATVLPLLHDAEGDFARAYGVAGITAFVVRPDGQLGYVGPAAADSLTGYLKRTFR; this is translated from the coding sequence GTGACCGACACCGAGGTGCTCGTCGCGGGCGCCGGCCCGGTCGGGTTGACCGCCGCCATCGAGCTCGCCCGGCGCGGCGTGGCCGTCCGGATCATCGATCCGCTGCCCGAACCGCCTCAGTATGCCAAAGCCGTTGGTGTGCAACCCCGTACACTCGAAATCTTCGAGCGCATGGGCATTGTGCGACAGATTCTCGACGCGGCCGTGCACTTCCGCGGTCAGATCATCTACGTCAACGGTGAACGTGGCGGGCAGGTCGATTTCACCCTGCCCGAGGATGTGCCGTTCGGCTTCATCGGGCTCCCGCAGTACAGCACGGAGCGCGTGCTGCGCGAGGAACTGGGCACCCGGGGTGTTCGGATCGAGCGCGGGGTGCGGTTGGCCGGCTTCGGGCAGAACGCCGATGGTGTCACCGCCACCCTGGACGGCGCGGACGGGCGGCAGACGATCCGGACCCGGTACCTGGTCGGCGCCGACGGCGCCCATTCCGTGGTCCGCAAGACCCTCGGTCTGACCTTCGAGGGCGCGGCATTCGAGGAGCAGTACATGCTCGGCGATGTCGAGGTCGACTGGTCGCAGCCACCGGGCTACGCCATCCGGGCGATGCACCAGACCGACGGGACGATCGACGACCTGTTGGTGTGCATCCCGTTGCCCGGTCGGGGGCGCTACCGGATGTCGATGCTGGTACCCCCGGACCTATCCACCCAGGCCTCCGGTGAAGTGCAACACGGGTTCGAGGGTGGTCATTCGCCGGAGCTGCAGCACATCCAGGCGGTGCTCGACAGGCTCTCACCCGAACCCACGACCGCACGAAACCTGCGCTGGTCCTCGGTGTTCCGGATCAGCCACCGCATCGTCGACGCGTACGGCGTCGGCCGGGTGTTCGTTGCGGGCGATGCCGCGCACATCCATCCGCCCACCGGGGCGCAGGGCATGAATACCGGCATCCAGGACGCCCATAACCTGGCCTGGAAGCTTGCTCTTGCCGTCAACGGCGATGCTGCCGACGGATTACTCGGCAGCTATGACGCCGAACGTCGGCCCGTGGGTGAGGAAGTGGTGGGCCGCACGGTCCGCAGTGCGCGCGAGGGTATCGGTGCCGATTCCGACGATCCCGCTTTCGTGATCCGACGCGAGGCGCAACTGTTGGTCGATTACGCCGACAGCCCCATCGTGTCCGAGGGTGCCGGTGCCCGTGCGCCCGATGCCCGCGGACTGACCCGGGCGGCCGCAACCGATCCGGTGCGGCTGTACACCGTGCTTGCCGGTACCCGCCATACGTTGGTGTTGTATGCCGATGTGTCAGCGGATTTCGATCTGCTGGAGGTGGTGGCCGCGGCCGCGCAGGACGCGGCGCACGGGTTGATCGATGTCTATGTGGTCGCCGCCCCCGATGTCGACGGCGACGCAACGGTGCTGCCGCTGCTGCACGACGCCGAGGGTGATTTCGCCAGGGCCTATGGTGTCGCCGGGATCACCGCGTTTGTGGTGCGCCCCGACGGGCAGCTCGGCTATGTCGGCCCGGCAGCAGCCGATTCGCTGACCGGGTATCTGAAGCGGACGTTCCGCTAG
- a CDS encoding organic hydroperoxide resistance protein, with amino-acid sequence MTVLYTAETHTTGGRQGESYSSDGNLDIQLTPPGAAGNGTNPEQLFAAGWSACFIGAMGVAAAAHKVKLPTETAVDAQVDLLNNDGAFGLAARLNVSVPGVERDVAQAIVDAAHQTCPYSKATRGNIDVTVTLV; translated from the coding sequence ATGACCGTTCTGTACACCGCCGAGACCCACACCACCGGTGGCCGCCAAGGCGAGTCCTACAGCTCGGACGGCAACCTGGACATCCAGCTCACCCCGCCCGGCGCTGCCGGTAACGGCACCAACCCCGAACAACTCTTTGCCGCCGGCTGGTCCGCCTGCTTCATCGGCGCCATGGGTGTGGCAGCCGCGGCGCACAAGGTTAAGCTACCCACCGAGACCGCGGTCGATGCACAGGTCGACCTGTTGAACAACGACGGCGCGTTCGGGCTCGCGGCCCGGCTCAACGTCAGTGTGCCCGGTGTCGAACGCGATGTCGCGCAGGCCATTGTCGATGCCGCCCACCAGACCTGCCCCTACTCCAAGGCGACTCGCGGAAACATCGACGTGACCGTCACGCTGGTCTGA
- a CDS encoding flavin-containing monooxygenase encodes MTRSFHAGSPFDTPDAEIAAALEQVSIPTLLLSLVHITGDPRFIRDYKQAGLFLNEVQGFMSEEDKARARAEALPIIAGYRDAGCPVPDPLPPELVEEMLDWAACEHVGEDNLPLVLEELDLDGVDPRRPTALEDPGDFHVIVIGAGESGVLAGVRLKQAGINFTILEKNSGPGGTWWENSYPGARVDVANHFYCYSFEPSNHWDHFFAEQPELRRYFADVVDRHELGPHIRFNTEVRSLRWDGAAWTVDTGNGSFTANAVITAVGQLNRPSIPEFPGAETFTGPAFHSAAWDHSVDVTGKRVALIGAGASGFQIAPAIADTVEHLTVFQRTAQWMFPNPMYHEPVADGVRWAMEHLPYYGRWYRFLLLWPGADKGLDAAIVDPDYADQGNAVSEINAIARIMFTDWITTQVGDDPDLLAKVLPDYPATGKRTLQDNGSWLNTLKRDNVELVRNPIERITPTGVVTADGTEYPADIILYATGFRATEVLFPMTVTGRDGADLHEVWGSRPYAYRSITVPGFPNFFMTYGPGAHLAHGGSLILNSELQMRYINQCLERLIEKNLRTLEPRPEPTAEWHRRSQEAIRKTVWAHPSITHSYFKNADGEIHTVSPWRLSTYHAAVYEPVWSDFREE; translated from the coding sequence GTGACGCGCAGCTTCCACGCCGGCAGCCCGTTCGACACCCCCGACGCCGAGATCGCCGCGGCGTTGGAGCAGGTCAGCATCCCGACGCTGCTGTTGTCGTTGGTGCACATCACCGGCGACCCGCGGTTCATTCGGGACTACAAGCAGGCCGGGCTGTTCCTCAACGAGGTACAGGGATTCATGTCCGAGGAGGACAAGGCCCGCGCCCGCGCCGAGGCGCTGCCGATCATCGCCGGCTACCGCGATGCCGGCTGCCCGGTCCCCGACCCGCTGCCCCCTGAACTGGTCGAGGAAATGCTCGACTGGGCGGCCTGCGAACACGTCGGCGAGGACAACCTGCCACTGGTCCTGGAGGAGTTGGACCTCGACGGCGTCGACCCGCGAAGGCCCACCGCACTCGAAGATCCCGGGGACTTCCATGTCATCGTCATCGGCGCCGGCGAATCCGGGGTGCTGGCCGGCGTGCGGCTCAAGCAGGCCGGTATCAACTTCACCATCCTGGAGAAGAACTCCGGCCCCGGTGGAACCTGGTGGGAGAACAGCTATCCCGGCGCCCGCGTCGATGTCGCGAACCACTTCTACTGTTACAGCTTCGAACCCAGCAACCACTGGGACCACTTCTTCGCCGAACAGCCCGAGCTGCGCCGGTACTTCGCCGATGTGGTGGATCGCCACGAGCTCGGCCCGCACATCCGGTTCAACACCGAGGTGCGCTCCCTGCGCTGGGACGGTGCGGCCTGGACGGTCGACACCGGGAACGGGAGCTTCACCGCCAACGCCGTCATCACCGCCGTCGGCCAGCTCAACCGGCCGAGCATCCCGGAATTCCCGGGCGCGGAAACCTTTACCGGACCGGCCTTTCACTCCGCGGCGTGGGATCACAGCGTCGATGTCACCGGGAAACGCGTCGCGCTCATCGGCGCGGGCGCCAGCGGATTCCAGATCGCCCCGGCCATCGCCGACACGGTCGAGCACCTCACGGTGTTCCAACGCACCGCGCAATGGATGTTCCCCAACCCGATGTACCACGAGCCCGTGGCCGATGGCGTGCGCTGGGCCATGGAGCATCTGCCCTACTACGGCCGCTGGTACCGCTTCCTCCTGCTGTGGCCCGGCGCCGACAAGGGCCTGGACGCCGCGATCGTCGACCCGGACTATGCGGACCAGGGCAACGCGGTCAGCGAGATCAACGCCATCGCGCGGATCATGTTCACCGACTGGATCACCACCCAGGTCGGCGACGATCCCGACCTGCTGGCCAAGGTGCTGCCGGACTATCCCGCGACCGGAAAACGCACCCTGCAGGACAACGGCAGCTGGCTGAACACGCTCAAGCGGGACAATGTCGAGCTGGTCCGCAACCCCATCGAACGGATCACCCCGACCGGGGTCGTCACCGCCGACGGGACCGAATACCCGGCCGATATCATCTTGTACGCCACGGGTTTCCGCGCCACCGAGGTGCTGTTCCCGATGACGGTGACCGGCCGTGACGGCGCCGACCTACACGAGGTCTGGGGCAGCCGACCGTACGCGTACCGCAGCATCACGGTGCCCGGCTTCCCGAACTTCTTCATGACCTACGGCCCGGGTGCGCACCTCGCCCACGGCGGCAGCCTGATCCTGAACTCCGAACTACAGATGCGCTATATCAACCAGTGTCTGGAACGCCTGATCGAGAAGAACCTGCGCACCCTGGAGCCGCGCCCGGAGCCGACCGCCGAATGGCACCGACGCTCGCAGGAGGCGATCCGCAAGACCGTGTGGGCGCACCCGTCGATCACACACTCCTATTTCAAGAACGCCGACGGCGAAATCCACACCGTCAGCCCGTGGCGGCTGAGCACCTATCACGCCGCCGTGTACGAACCCGTCTGGTCGGACTTCCGGGAGGAATGA
- a CDS encoding alcohol dehydrogenase catalytic domain-containing protein, translating into MRSVMVDASGAISVQDRPDPELPGADGAIVKVESAAICGSDLHFLEGHYPLFEPVALGHEAIGTIVETGSQVVGFSVGDRVLVSSVAGCGRCAGCATRDPIRCVHGPQIFGSGVLGGAQSELLAVPAADFQLLALPDGISTEQALLLTDNLATGWAAAKRADIPLGGSVAIVGLGAVGMCALRSALTLGAATVYAVDPVQTRRDRAQAAGAVPVAPPGAQSIREATGGLGVDAVIDAVGTDTSINDALDAVRTGGTVSIVGVHDLQPYPLPALACLIRSLTIRLTTAPVQQTWPELVPLLQSGRLNTDGIFTTTMPLDDASAGYDAAMSRAGDHLKVQLVP; encoded by the coding sequence ATGCGTTCGGTGATGGTCGATGCCAGCGGGGCAATCAGTGTGCAAGACCGGCCCGATCCGGAACTGCCCGGAGCCGACGGCGCCATCGTGAAAGTCGAGTCCGCCGCCATCTGCGGATCCGACCTGCACTTCCTGGAAGGGCACTATCCCCTCTTCGAGCCGGTCGCCCTCGGGCACGAGGCGATCGGCACGATAGTCGAAACCGGTTCCCAGGTCGTAGGTTTCAGCGTCGGCGACCGGGTACTGGTGTCCTCCGTCGCCGGCTGCGGACGGTGCGCCGGTTGTGCCACCCGTGATCCGATCCGCTGTGTGCACGGCCCGCAGATCTTCGGCTCCGGCGTGCTGGGCGGCGCGCAATCCGAACTGCTCGCGGTTCCGGCCGCGGACTTCCAGCTGCTCGCATTGCCCGACGGGATCAGCACCGAACAGGCGCTGCTGCTCACCGACAATCTGGCCACCGGTTGGGCGGCAGCAAAGCGCGCCGATATCCCGTTGGGCGGGTCGGTCGCGATCGTCGGTCTGGGCGCGGTCGGCATGTGCGCGCTGCGCAGCGCGCTGACCCTCGGCGCGGCCACCGTGTACGCCGTCGACCCGGTGCAGACGCGGCGCGACCGCGCGCAGGCCGCCGGCGCGGTGCCCGTGGCCCCGCCGGGGGCGCAATCCATCCGGGAGGCAACCGGCGGTCTCGGCGTGGACGCCGTCATCGACGCGGTCGGCACCGACACCTCGATCAACGACGCGCTCGACGCCGTGCGCACCGGCGGCACGGTGTCCATCGTCGGTGTGCACGACCTGCAGCCGTATCCGCTGCCTGCGCTGGCCTGCCTGATCCGAAGCCTCACCATCCGGCTGACCACCGCACCGGTGCAGCAGACCTGGCCCGAACTGGTGCCACTGCTACAGTCCGGTCGGTTGAATACCGATGGGATATTCACCACCACAATGCCGTTGGATGACGCCTCCGCCGGGTATGACGCGGCGATGTCGCGAGCTGGGGATCACCTGAAGGTGCAGTTGGTGCCCTAG
- a CDS encoding agmatine deiminase family protein: MPAEGAAQDRVWMAYPSAGYSLGGTAAEQHEARSTWAAVAHAIAEFEPVTLLVDPGELSAAKRYVSQDIEIVEAPLNDAWMRDIGPTFVHAADGSVAAVDWVFNGWGGQDWARWDRDAKVGALIAEIAGVPLVSSPLVNEGGGIQVDGRGTVLVTDTVQLDPGRNPGLSRSDVEAELARTIGAAEVVWLPRGLTRDSERFGTRGHVDIVAAFTAPGRLLLHTQTADQHPDTLVCKQLRELLADSFEIVEMPAPDVLTDDEGYVDYSYINHLVVNGAVIACSFGDRRDADAAAILAEQYPGRTIVSVDARPLFARGGGIHCITQQQPSAAEAAR, encoded by the coding sequence ATGCCCGCCGAGGGTGCGGCACAGGACCGGGTGTGGATGGCCTACCCGTCGGCGGGTTACTCACTCGGCGGGACCGCCGCCGAACAGCACGAGGCACGCAGCACCTGGGCGGCGGTGGCGCACGCGATCGCCGAGTTCGAGCCGGTGACGCTCCTGGTGGATCCCGGGGAGCTCAGCGCCGCCAAACGTTATGTGTCCCAGGACATCGAGATCGTGGAAGCACCGCTCAATGATGCCTGGATGCGTGACATCGGCCCGACGTTCGTGCACGCCGCGGACGGGTCGGTGGCCGCGGTGGACTGGGTGTTCAACGGATGGGGAGGCCAGGACTGGGCGCGCTGGGATCGTGACGCGAAGGTCGGCGCACTGATCGCCGAGATCGCCGGGGTACCGCTGGTGTCCTCACCCCTTGTCAACGAGGGTGGCGGAATCCAGGTCGATGGGCGCGGCACCGTGCTGGTCACCGACACGGTGCAGCTGGATCCGGGCCGCAACCCGGGTCTGAGCAGATCGGACGTCGAGGCAGAACTCGCCCGCACCATCGGAGCCGCCGAGGTGGTGTGGCTGCCGCGTGGACTGACCCGTGACTCGGAACGTTTCGGTACTCGCGGCCACGTCGACATCGTGGCCGCGTTCACCGCGCCGGGCCGCCTGCTGCTGCACACCCAGACCGCCGATCAGCATCCGGATACGCTGGTGTGCAAGCAGTTACGCGAGTTGCTTGCCGACAGTTTCGAGATCGTGGAGATGCCTGCCCCGGATGTGCTCACCGACGACGAGGGCTACGTCGACTACAGCTATATCAATCACCTGGTCGTCAACGGCGCGGTGATCGCCTGCAGCTTCGGTGACCGCCGCGACGCCGATGCTGCGGCCATTCTCGCCGAGCAATATCCGGGTCGCACGATCGTCTCGGTCGACGCGCGCCCGTTGTTCGCCCGCGGTGGCGGTATCCATTGCATCACCCAACAGCAACCGTCGGCGGCGGAGGCGGCACGGTGA
- a CDS encoding APC family permease, protein MSLSGNDTEGALKRVLGLPSLVLFGLVYMVPLTVFTTYGIVTETTGGRLPLAYVVTLVAMVFTARSYARMATAFPVAGSAYTYTQRTFGAPTGFLAGWALLLDYLFLPMINYLVIGIYLEAAVPALPAWVIIVVTIAIVTVLNIVGIVSVARANALIIAIQAIFIVVFAVLVVASLSGRGTVDLAAPFTGDGSAGGLGPVFAGAAILCLSFLGFDAVSTLSEEAKDARHSVPRAIMIATVASGLIFILLSYLGQLVFPSNEFADVDSGSLEVMVAAGGDFLATFFTAAYVAGALGSAITSQASVARILYAMGRDGILPRALFGHVSPRFATPVYAILVVSAVSLLAVVIDLATLASLISFGALVAFSVVNLSVIKHYFVDLRERAGGQVIGNLILPFIGFALTLWLWTSLSVMTLVTGLIWLAVGFAWLLGVTRLFRRPTPTLDLKE, encoded by the coding sequence ATGTCCTTGTCCGGCAACGATACCGAGGGTGCGTTGAAGCGTGTTCTCGGCCTGCCCTCCCTGGTGCTCTTCGGTCTCGTCTATATGGTGCCGCTCACCGTGTTCACCACCTACGGCATCGTCACCGAAACCACTGGCGGCCGCCTGCCACTGGCCTATGTGGTGACCCTGGTCGCGATGGTGTTCACCGCGCGGTCCTACGCCAGGATGGCCACCGCGTTCCCGGTGGCAGGCTCGGCATACACCTACACGCAGCGGACATTCGGCGCGCCGACCGGCTTTCTGGCCGGGTGGGCGCTGCTGTTGGACTACCTGTTCCTGCCGATGATCAACTACCTGGTCATCGGCATCTATCTGGAAGCGGCCGTTCCCGCCCTGCCGGCCTGGGTGATCATCGTGGTCACCATCGCGATCGTCACGGTGCTCAACATCGTCGGCATCGTCTCGGTGGCGCGGGCCAATGCCCTCATCATCGCGATCCAGGCCATCTTCATCGTGGTCTTCGCGGTGTTGGTGGTCGCATCGTTGTCAGGACGTGGCACCGTGGATCTGGCGGCCCCGTTCACCGGTGACGGTTCGGCCGGCGGCCTGGGTCCGGTCTTCGCGGGGGCGGCCATCCTGTGCCTGTCATTCCTGGGCTTCGATGCCGTGTCGACGCTGTCAGAGGAAGCCAAAGACGCCAGGCACAGCGTGCCGAGGGCGATCATGATCGCCACCGTGGCGTCCGGTTTGATCTTCATCCTGCTGTCCTATCTGGGACAGCTGGTGTTCCCCTCCAACGAGTTCGCCGATGTCGACTCCGGCTCGCTGGAGGTGATGGTGGCCGCCGGCGGTGACTTCCTGGCGACCTTCTTCACCGCGGCCTACGTGGCCGGTGCGCTGGGATCGGCGATCACCTCGCAGGCGTCGGTGGCCCGGATTCTCTACGCGATGGGCCGTGACGGCATCCTTCCGCGGGCGCTGTTCGGGCATGTCTCGCCACGCTTCGCGACACCTGTTTACGCGATCCTGGTGGTGTCGGCGGTGTCGCTGCTGGCTGTCGTGATCGACCTCGCGACGCTGGCGTCACTGATCAGTTTTGGTGCGCTGGTGGCCTTCTCGGTGGTGAACCTGTCGGTGATCAAGCACTACTTCGTCGATCTGCGCGAGCGTGCGGGTGGGCAGGTCATCGGCAATCTGATCCTGCCGTTCATCGGGTTCGCGCTGACACTCTGGCTGTGGACCAGCCTGTCGGTGATGACGCTGGTCACCGGATTGATCTGGCTGGCGGTGGGTTTCGCCTGGCTGCTCGGTGTGACGCGGCTCTTCCGCCGGCCCACTCCCACCTTGGATCTCAAGGAGTAG
- a CDS encoding PPOX class F420-dependent oxidoreductase — protein sequence MATDSLSDDVIRFLSEGTRTGKLGYVAADGRPLVAPVWFLVEDGRLVFNTGLDTAKGRALQRDPRVVLVVDDEHPPFSFVQVQGTAEISVDDPDLRGTATRIAARYMGAHRADEYGARNGVPGELVVRITPQKVIAAFDVAD from the coding sequence ATGGCAACCGATTCACTGAGCGACGATGTCATCAGGTTCCTGTCGGAAGGGACCCGCACCGGCAAACTCGGGTATGTGGCAGCCGACGGCCGTCCGCTGGTCGCCCCCGTCTGGTTCCTGGTCGAGGATGGCCGGCTGGTCTTCAACACCGGGCTGGACACCGCCAAGGGCCGCGCGCTGCAGCGTGATCCTCGGGTGGTGCTCGTCGTCGATGACGAGCACCCACCGTTCTCCTTCGTCCAGGTGCAGGGCACAGCGGAAATCAGCGTCGACGACCCGGATCTGCGTGGGACCGCCACCCGAATCGCGGCCCGCTACATGGGCGCCCACCGCGCCGACGAGTACGGCGCGCGCAACGGTGTCCCCGGTGAACTCGTCGTCCGCATCACACCGCAGAAGGTGATCGCCGCCTTCGACGTCGCCGACTGA
- a CDS encoding ATP-binding protein, whose product MDEQAQQRATFSRTGVVATMTHAVQIRDDFAAWLTQHLVLDPEKTSDIVLAVNEALANAAEHAYISSSQPGPMHARAEHDPELATLTVWITDEGRWHVKDPAIAPNPGRGRGTMLMRALTDRSVVDSMSTGTEVRLQWDHVSARVDDTAQHAQDDDRLLA is encoded by the coding sequence ATGGATGAGCAAGCGCAACAGCGTGCGACCTTCTCCCGCACCGGGGTGGTTGCCACGATGACGCATGCCGTGCAAATCCGCGACGACTTCGCCGCCTGGCTGACACAGCATCTGGTGCTGGACCCGGAGAAGACCAGCGATATCGTGCTGGCCGTCAACGAAGCCCTGGCCAACGCCGCCGAACACGCCTACATCAGTTCTTCACAGCCCGGGCCGATGCATGCCCGGGCCGAACATGATCCGGAACTGGCCACGCTGACGGTATGGATCACCGACGAAGGCCGCTGGCATGTCAAGGACCCCGCGATCGCCCCGAATCCCGGACGTGGCCGCGGAACAATGTTGATGCGGGCGCTCACGGACCGCAGCGTGGTCGACTCGATGTCAACGGGCACCGAGGTGCGACTGCAGTGGGATCACGTCAGCGCGCGTGTCGACGACACCGCCCAGCATGCGCAGGACGACGACCGCCTGCTGGCGTAA